The genomic region TCTTTGGCCCCAAGGAAGAACACGCGACGCACAACCGCTATGGTCCATTGGCCCAGGTGGGTGAACTCAACGGTTCTGCCGTTATCGGCGTCAAGAAGCGCGAAGGCCGTAAGGACATGTTCCCGCATGTCGGCGGATACTCGACCATCAAGGTTCTCGCAAGCAACAAGGGCAGTCTCAAGCTCCGCCTCACCTATGAACACGAGATTTCAGAACAGGTTGGAACAAACGCCGACGGAACGCCCAAGTTCAAGACAAAGAACAAGAAGGAAACCGCCGAAGCCCCTGCCGTCGAAAAGCTCACTAAGCTGAACGTTTACACGTGGAAGCTCCCGGACACGACTTCGAACATCAAGCTCTACCTGAGCGGCCGCACAGAAATCTATGCCATTTCTGTGGACGGTTCTTACGGTGTTGCGGTGGACAACGTAGCCATGCGCGGTAGCTCGGGCACGGTATTCCACAAGATCGATAGCCAGCTTCTCGCCGAATCGTACAAGGCCATGAATGCAAAACTCATCATCATGGAGTACGGCGGAAACATGGTACCGAGCATGACGCCCAAGACTCTTGACTGGAGCAAAAAGCTCATCACCAGACAAATTCAGGCCATACAGAAAGCAAATCCCGATGCTGACATTTTGTTCATTGGGCCTGCCGACATGGCCAAACAAATTAATGGAAGGTGGCAAACGTACCCGGGTCTTGGCATCACCATCAAGATGCTTCGTGAAGTGGCTCTTGAAAACGGGCTTGCCTACTGGGATATGCACCGCGTGATGGGAGGCGAAAGCTCCATGATCAAGTGGGTCAAAAAATCCCCGCCGCTTGGCTTTACCGACCACGTTCACTTTACGCGTCGCGGTGCCGCATACATGGGCGACCTGTTCTGCTCTTCACTCCATATGTACTACGATTACTTCCAGTTCCGCGAAAGGCACAAGCTGAACGATTCAAAGCTTAAGGACATCCGAAAGTTTTCGGATAAAAAGCAGGCTAGCGCCGACACGACCAAAGTAATCGACTTGAATTCTGATAAGCTAAATCCTTAAATACCGGAGGGGGTGTTAAGTGAAGAAAAAGCTTGCCGTCATTGCTGCCATTCTTGGCATCGTTAGCATGGGATCCATGGTTTCTGCCAAGGACATGGAAATCACCCCGGGCTATTATGACGTTGACTTTACGAAATACGATTTTATCGATACATCCTTGAATACCATCCAGTTTCCGCAAGGGAGCGCGAGTTTCGAGCCGTTCTTCAAGAAGCTCGACACGCTCGTTTTCGAGAACAGGGGCAAGGTGCGCATCCTCCACATTGGCGGTTCGCACTTGCAGGCAGACGTTATCTCGGGCCGTATCCGCGAGCACCTGGTGAAGGAATACCCGGGTGCATCAGCTGGTCGCGGTTTCGTATTCCCGTATTCGGCAGCAAGGACAAACACCCCTGCAAGTTACGCTAGCTATTATAAGGGCATCTGGGACAAGAACAAGAACGTCCAGCACGAAATCACAAAACCGCTCGGACTCCTTGGCATTGCGGTAAGCACCCGCGACCCGCGCGCCGAAATTACGCTCCTTTTGGACAAGTACAACACCGAACCGATTTGGGGCGAAACAAGCTTTAGAGTTTTCGGCTATAGCGACAGCAATGACGTGGAACCAGTGCTCCGCATCGATTCGATGGATGTTTTTGGAACGTTCGACGCCTCAAGCCAGAGCTACGTTTTCACTAGCCCGCGTCCAATTGACACGATCCAGATTGCGTTCCGCTGGGCAGACACGACCAAGCAAGCCGAAGTCGCCGCGTTCATCACGGACTCGCTATTCAAGGATTCTGTAGCCCGCGCAGACTCGCTCGCCCGCGTCGCCGATTCACTCCGCATGGATTCGCTCGGCATCACGCCTCCGGCAAGTTCTTCACAGCAAATGGCACAGGCCGTTGCCGCAGACTCGATGTTCCAGGGCGACTGCGAAGACGTTCTCGACACGAACTGCCTGAACCGCGACGAAGACATGCAAGCCGCACTAGATTCCGTTGCCGCAGATACGGTTCCGCCTCGCCCGCACTTTACGCTCACAGGCATCCTGGCAGAGAACAACGCGCCCGGCATCACGTACACGAATGTCGGAATCAACGGCGCCAAGGTCGCAAACTACTTCGAAGAAATTTGTCCGCTATTTGAAAAGGAAATGTCCTACTACAAGCCGGACCTCGTCATTTTTGCCATCGGCATCAACGATGCAAACGTAGAAGTCTTTAACGACAAGCAATTCCGCGAAGAATACGACAAACTCATCAAGCGCATCCGCAAGGTCAGCCCCAAGACGGCGTTCATTTTCGAGACTAACAACGATTCCTATCGCAAAGTCCGCAAGAAAAAATACGTGCAGCACCCGAACGGCGAAGTCGCTCGCAAAGCTTTCTTTATGCTCGCTGACAAGCACAAGGCTGGCGTCTGGGACAAGTTCTCCATCATGGGCGGGCTTGGCTCCATGGCCAAGTGGGAAAAGGCGGACCTCGCCAAGAAAGACAAGGTCCACTTCAAGACCGCCGGTTACCATCTGCTAGGAGACATGTTCTACAAGGCGTTGATGCAGGCCTACTTCGACCACATTGCAAACCTCCCCGCAGAAGCTCCGGTCGTAGCCCAGGCAAAACCCGTTCAAGCAAAGCCCGCTCCGGCACCAACCACAATTCCTGCCGCATCAAGCGTTGCCCCCAAGACGCAAGCGCCATCGGCCAAGACAGCATCAAGCACAGCTCCGGCCACAGCAACAGCCCCTGCAAACGCAAAGGCCGCAGCCGCCATCCAAGCTAAAGTCGCAGCCCCCGCACCTACAGCAACTTCCGCAAAGACAGCCGCTCCGGCCAAACCAGAAACAACAGCCCAAACGGAAGTTCCCGCAAAACAGCCTGTTGCAAAAACGGTCGCCCCACCGCAAATGCCAAAGATTGCAGCCGCAGCCCATAAAGATGTCCCGATGCCTGAAGTCGTAAAGCAAACAGCACAACCCACACAGCCCAAAATTCAGGTTCCGCTAAAGCCGATTCCACAAGCCGCAGAAAAGCCTACAGCACCAGCACCCAGCACGACGGACTCCAAATAATTTTTCTAATTTACAAGCCCAAAAATCATGCTTGACTATATCATCCCCTACCTGACCCGCACATTTGCGTTTGACCCGAACTCCCCGTTACTCTTCACCCAGTTCTATTTCTGGGGTTTCTTCGCGGTCGTCTTTGCCATCTTCTCGCTAGTCCACAGCAAGCTTTTACTCCGCAACGCGTTCCTGTTCGCGACGAGCTTGTTCTTCTACTACAAGACGAGCGGCAGCTACGTGTGCATCCTCATCTTCTGCGTGATAGCAAACTTCTTCATCGGCAAGTGGATCGAGAAGTCCGAGGTCAAGTGGAAAAAGAAACTTTTGATGATTATCGTCGTGATTATCGACTTGCT from Fibrobacter sp. UWB4 harbors:
- a CDS encoding GDSL-type esterase/lipase family protein — translated: MKKKLAVIAAILGIVSMGSMVSAKDMEITPGYYDVDFTKYDFIDTSLNTIQFPQGSASFEPFFKKLDTLVFENRGKVRILHIGGSHLQADVISGRIREHLVKEYPGASAGRGFVFPYSAARTNTPASYASYYKGIWDKNKNVQHEITKPLGLLGIAVSTRDPRAEITLLLDKYNTEPIWGETSFRVFGYSDSNDVEPVLRIDSMDVFGTFDASSQSYVFTSPRPIDTIQIAFRWADTTKQAEVAAFITDSLFKDSVARADSLARVADSLRMDSLGITPPASSSQQMAQAVAADSMFQGDCEDVLDTNCLNRDEDMQAALDSVAADTVPPRPHFTLTGILAENNAPGITYTNVGINGAKVANYFEEICPLFEKEMSYYKPDLVIFAIGINDANVEVFNDKQFREEYDKLIKRIRKVSPKTAFIFETNNDSYRKVRKKKYVQHPNGEVARKAFFMLADKHKAGVWDKFSIMGGLGSMAKWEKADLAKKDKVHFKTAGYHLLGDMFYKALMQAYFDHIANLPAEAPVVAQAKPVQAKPAPAPTTIPAASSVAPKTQAPSAKTASSTAPATATAPANAKAAAAIQAKVAAPAPTATSAKTAAPAKPETTAQTEVPAKQPVAKTVAPPQMPKIAAAAHKDVPMPEVVKQTAQPTQPKIQVPLKPIPQAAEKPTAPAPSTTDSK